From the Sphingobacterium sp. lm-10 genome, the window GCCGTGTCGGAATCTCCTTTTTGGGTGCCCACATACAGGCGAGCCGGCAGATCATTGATCATGTACTGCGCGTGTTCTGTCATGCTAGACTTCTCATTATGGATCACCAGAGGAATTGCTTGCGCAATGTATTGCTCATAGGGGGTATTTACTTCCATAACCATAATGGTACTCTGCATCTCCAGATTTTGCAGACCGGTAAAACTGGTGGCAGGCTCAAATCCTGCCGAAGCAGCTAAGCTCACCTTTGCGCCGGCGACCATCTGATGTTGCGGTGTAGCTTCATTGATGATCAAGGTTTGCGCCTGTGCGTTCCAAGATGTCATCAGTAGGCTACAAACCAACAGAAAGACCAAGCCCAATTTTTTCATGTTTATTTTTTCCGATCGTGAATGTGATGTTCAATATCCTTGATGATAATCGAGATAAAATCTTCACCTGTCAGCTCCGACGCTTGTTGTAAAGCGCCAGGGCTAAATACGTTGATTTCCATGATTTTACTACCTACGATGTCGAGGCCTACCAAGTACATGCCGTCTTTGACTAATTGATCTGCGACAAGTTTAACCACTTCTAAGGTTTTGTCGTCTATCTCCGCTGCATGCATGGTAGCTCCCTGATGCACATTACTGCGGATTTCATTTTCGGGCTGTACCCTACGTACCGCGGCATATTTTCCATTCTTTTTGATGGGTTCGCCATTCAACAAGAAAAAGCGTAGGTCGCCCTTACTGGCTTCCGGCAAATATTCTTGCGCAATAATATATCCATCGCGCGCGATGGCTTCCACGGTTTGCTTCAAATTCTGAGCGCTTTCTTTATTGATTAGAAACACGTTCTTTCCGCCAGAACCTTTCAGTGGTTTTAGAATTATTTTGCTGTCGTTTTTGTCGAAGAAGTTTTGCACGTCCGCATAGTTCCGTGTCACAATGGTTTTCGGGCGGATACTTTCGTCAAAGTTTTCCAGATACAATTTGTTACTGGCGCGTGTGAGCGCTTCCGGATTGTTGATCACGAAGACACCCTGTTGCTGTGCCAATTCGGCAAATTGCAAGCCGGCAGCAGCAGCCCAAGGGCGAGAGATCATCTCATCTGCTGCATCGAAACGAAGCCATAGCACGTCGATCTGATTGAGGTTGACCAGGCTTTTTTCGGTTTCGCGCACCACATGAATTAAATCCGACTCGTCGTGGATACTTTCGTGCGGAGATACCTGCCGTGCATGGGCGCCCACTACAATCTCCGGATCATAGTAGAAATCGGCTAAGCCGATATAAAAAACTTCGTGTCCGCGCTCCAGCGCTTTTAATGCCAAAGAAGTGGTGGTGTAATAGGCCTCTTCTTTATGTGTCTGATTGATTACAAATGCTATTTTCATAGGGATAAGATGTCGTTGTTTAGGGATTATTTGCATCAATCATATGGTGCAAAATGAATTTATATCATGTAATTATTGAATCATTTTAAATATCCCAGAGCTCTTTCTAAGTGCCTCCAACTCATGGATATAGGGTTCTTCCAGATAGCGAGGATGCAAGGAAGGCGGTTTTATAATGCCTTTAAGCATAAGTTCCTGTATAATCGGGATGTATTCTTTTCTGATTTTGCCCATCATGAGCAACGTAATATCATTGCCCTCCTTAATATATTTTACCAGCTCGATTAAGCCTTGCAGGTATAGCGCATCTTTCGTTAATCCACCACTTCGGTATACGCGCATAGTCATCTGGAAAGCCGTTTCATGGTCGAAACTGTATCGCTCTACCAGCATAGAGAAGGTATCTATGAATTTATTGCCAGCCACCATATGATGTACGGCAACTACGCGGCCTGCCAAGATCCTGAGCCGAGCATTGGTCAATTCGCCCACGAGGTACTCGGAGAGCACAGCCAATCCTTCTTGTAGTTTTTCATAGCCAGGCACACCTAACTTAAATAGGTTGAAAGGCTGTTGCTTACCGTTAAAATAGGTGACGATATGCGTACCAACCTCATGCTGTATTAGCGCCTGTGCTCGATTGCGCGGCAAGCTGTATTGCTTACTAATATTGAGTACGCCCTGATTTACCATCACGCCGGAAATGTCGTCGCGGAGACGCACGGTTGTATTAAATTCGGGATGCTGTGATTTCAGATACTGAATCTCCTTTTCGGCCATTGCCGCAAACTCCTTTGCCTGAATAATATCCTGCGAGTTGGTTCGTATGATTGTATCTTCTTCCGTGATGGTGAGTATCGCTTTGGCTTTATCCAATAAGCTTTCGGCCACATTACCAAAAATTTGCAGACTGCCGAGCATAAAACCTTCTTTGCCTCGGTCGCTCAGCATGGTCATCATGGCATCCAGCTCGCGGCGCTTGTCGCGAAACAAATAAGCAATCGTTGGGTCGTACAAGTCTTCGATCCGAAGGTTGTACAGATTCCGTTTGATAATATCAGGATCGATCGGCATGGGCCGGTATTGAAACACGGGAGCTTTCCGGAAATTGTCTTTTTTGAACTGCAGCCAGGCCTCGTGTGCGTTAACCGGTGTGATCAACAGCAGGAAGTCAAAACGCTGACTTTCCTTGGCCAACTGTTGATCGATCTCCCAGACTAGCGGAGCCAATTCACTTTGATGCGTGATTTTAAATTCAGTTGGCTTTGCAGTGGTATGAATACGGATAAATTCAAAAAATGTTCGGGATAGACTCTTCGAAAGTGTTTCCCGAAATTGTCGGAGCAAAATGGGTAAAATCTCGTGCTTCCCATACAGATAAGTGTCCTTCACTCGGATGCCGATGTACTGTACCTGGCTATTCTTTTTTTCTTTGAGATCGATGAGTGGTGCAGCATCTTCGGGGCCAGGGGATTTTGTGCTGGTGATCACTTCTGCCGATAGCGCAGTGCGTTCTGCGTGAATGTGCTTTAGTAAATATTGCGCTACAGACTGGATGTTTTTCCGCGTGATTAGCAAATCGATGTCATTGCGCTGCGTGGAAGGTGCCACCCATGCTTCTACGATTAGACATCCACCAAATTCTTCCACCAGCTTTTGCGCAATCGGTTCCACCCATTGCTGAATAGGGAAAGTCGTATCATGAACTGCCAGATAGGCATATTCCGTTTTCACCAGCTCCGCCAACATGGGGTCTTCTTCTTCGCCCGCGCGATACACAAATAGGTAAGGAACAATCTTATTGAATACCAATTTGTTTTTCGTTGGCAACTTCACATGAAAGGGTGTCTTCGTGTGTATATCCTGTAAGATTCCCTCTAAAATGCTATTTTCGTTCTTCATCGGCAAAATAATCGTGTAACATATCCTTTGTATGTAGCAATAGCTGCTTGTAACTTTGCAATTTTTCCGGATAGATTTGTCCGGTCCATTCATCCATAAAATCCTTACGGAACTCTATGGATAAGACACAGCCATACGCGCCATACCGATCAGTAATGTATTTGGAAAGATAGCCTCCGTTGAATTTGATGTTTTCCCGAATATCTACCGGGGGTAAACCCACTTCTTGCTGACGGACCGAACTAATAAAAGCGTCAATCAGCTCGCGCCATTTCGGATTGTTGTGAGCAGTACCTAAGTTTATTTCTGGGTTTTTATCCTTATCTACCTCTTCAAAACGATCATTACGCTTCGCATTATAGCTGTGAATGTCATAGATCACAAAGTAGCCGTATTGCTGTATGGTCGCCTGAATGAGTTCGTCGATCTGCGCATACATGGCATCGTGCGTTTCATAAAGCGTATTGATGAGGTCAGTGGGCAGCTCTTTGTCCCAGACGGAGATACCCCAGGCTTGTTCGGGTTGGAGATAGACAGCATCTTTGCGAATACGATTGAGATCCAGCTGAAAGCGGGACGTAGCCGATATAAATCTATTAAAAGGCAATTCTGCCAAGCTGCCCGTCTGCGGATCTTCTTCGCGTAACCGCGTATCTTCGTCTGAAATTAAATAGGGAAGGAGTGCCTCATCCACATGATGTCCGTCGTGTATTGCAAATGCCCAGAAGGGACTACTCGTTTTTTCGATCAGGTGTTTGTATTCCATCAGTCTATGTTTTTGGTTTTAGGTCTGCGAACCTAATTCGTTTTATTAACTGATGAGTGGGCAAAAAGTTTGGTTTTGCCGAGCTGTACGCCACTTGAAACTTAAAAAACTGTAATGCAGTTTCGCTCACCACAGCAATCTCTATTTTCCTGCTAATTATCTCTATAACTCTTTAAGGGAGCAACTTATTCCACAACACTATAGGTATCTAATGATAATCTCAGAGTTTAACTATCTACTTGATTGATTCTAAGGTTTTTAATTCTTCATTGCAAGAAGTAATGGTGGTCGGTATTTTACAATATATGGGAATTTTGAGCACTACTATTTAAATAAGAATATTTTATCGTTAAACTAGAAATGATTGACCATATAATAATTATTAGAATAATAATTAATTTTAAAGAAAAAATAGCTAAATTGTGTTTTGTATGGAAAAAAGTGGCAAATCTCCTAAATTGCAAGTGATATACATTACATTGCTTTTTTTTCTCTTGTTGGCGTCAATTGCACTCCCTATTATACAGATTCCCATATCTGTATCTGCAAGAGGTGTTATAAGACCGCAACAAGAGAGTACTAATCTAATCTCCATGGTAAGTGGAAGAGTGGTCGATTCCAGAATAGTAAAAAATAACCAACACATTAGAAAATATGACACATTATTAGTTATTACTTCTGATGCGCTACATAGTAAATATCAATACCAAGAACAGCAGAAACAAGATTACCGAAGTCAATTATCTGATTTGAAATTATTGACTACTGGTGTGGAAAGTGGATTGAAAACAGGGCAATATCAAATGGAATTATCTGCTTGGAAAGAAAAGCTAGGAGAAATACAAACACAACTTGCTCTCTCTGATAAAGAATTAAAACGTAATCAGCAATTGTTTGAGATCGGAATTTTGCCTCTAGCAGAGTTTGATAAAAGTGTGCACCTTCATGAACAATTGACCATTCAGAAAAAAGTTGCTAGAGAGCAACAGATGGCACTATGGCAAAGTCAAAAGCTTGATATGGAGCGCCAACTTCGTACAATATCAAATGACATACATCAACTCAATATTGAGTCCTCGAATCATATACTTACTGCACCAATGGATGGCAGAATTATCGATTTCTCTGGATTACAGTCAGGTAATTATATTGTGCAGGGCCAACAGGTCGCGACAATCTCGCCTGTAGAGGGATTATTGGCTGAATGCATGGTTCCGCCAACATCCATAGGTTTTATACATGTAGATCAACAGGTCAAGTTTCAACTAGATACTTATAACTACAATCAATGGGGGCTAGCTACTGGTAAAGTGATTGACGTCGATCAGCAAATCCGGATCAATGAGCACACGGGTGAATCTTTTTTTTTGGTGCGATGTAGTATAGATCAAACTTTCTTAGCACTGAAAAATGGTTATCACGGCGATATTACGAAAGGGCTAACTTATACAGCCCGGTTTTACTTAACTGACCGCACCCTGTGGCAATTGCTCTTTGATAAGGCAGATGATTGGTTTAACCCAAATTTTCTATAAACTATAGCATAAAGATTGAAAAAGATGAATACACCAAAAATAAATGTCAAACAACATGACATGAGAGATTGTGGTGCTGCTTGTTTATCCTCGATAGGAGGATATTATGGATTACAACTTCCTATTGCGAAGATCAGGCAATATTGCCATACGGATACCCGAGGTACAAACATTCTGGGTCTGACCGAAGGATTGGCGAAAATGGGATTTCTTGCAAAAGGTGTTCGCGGTAAGGAAGAAGCCCTAGCACAAATTCCGTTACCAGCAATTGCACATATTGTCATTAAAGATCAGTTACAGCATTTTGTGGTTATCTATAAAGTCGATAAGCAACACATCACGGTGATGGATCCTGGAGTTGGTAAGATGGAAAAATACAATTGGGAATCATTTAAAAAAGTATGGACTGGTGTACTTGTTTTGTTGGAGCCCAACGAGTACTTCGAAAAGCGAAATGAGCATGTTAACAATATGGTGCGCTTCTGGCAACTAATACAGCCGCATCGCTCAGTAGTTTTTCAGGCTTTAGTAGGAGCCATGGTATATACTTTATTGGGCTTGTCTTCGGCTATATATATCGAGAAAATAACGGATTATGTGTTGATTGATGGTAATTTGAGATTATTAAATCTGCTCTCGGTAGGTATGATCATAATTTTGATCTTTCAAATTTTTTTAAGCATTGTGAAGAGCATATTGGTATTGCAGACAGGTCAACGAATTGATCGACATCTAATTTTAGGTTATTACAAGCACCTGTTTAGTCTTCCGCAACGTTTTTTTGATACCATGAAAGTTGGAGAAATTATATCCCGAGTAAATGATGCAGTGAAAATAAGAACCTTTATCAATGATGTATCTATACAGATTGTCGTTAACATCTTTATTGTACTGTTCTCCTTTGCACTAATGTTTACGTATTATTGGAAACTCGCGCTGGTTGTAGCGTTGGTCATTCCATTGTATTTGGGCGTCTACTGGATTAGCAATCGCTTGAATAAAAAGGTGGAACGCAGACTCATGGAAGAAGGTGCCGACTTGGAAGCCCACCTAGTCGAATCGCTTACAGCAGCGAAAACCATTAAGCTTTTTGGTGTGGAAACCTTCGCCAATAATAAGACAGATCAGCGATTCAGTATTTTACTAAAAACTATTTATCGATCGGTGATGAACGGGATTTTCTCTGGAAATGCTTCGGAATTTCTGTCTCGCATATTTACCATTGTACTTTTGTGGGTAGGATCGAAGTATGTGATTGAGCGTGTCATTACACCAGGAGAGCTTCTTTCTTTCTACGCCTTAATCGGTTATTTTACAAGTCCGGTTTCCCAGCTCATTGGCATGAATAAGAGTGTACAAAATGCGTTAATAGCATCAGATCGTTTATTCGAAATCATGGATTTAGAGCGAGAAGAACTGACCGATAAAATGGATCTTAAACCTGAACAGATTGGAAACATACAGTTCGACAAAGTATCATTCAGCTATGGATCGCGGGCAAAAATATTCACTGACTTCAGTTGCGAATTTGAAATAGGTAAAATGACAGCCATTGTAGGTGAAAGTGGTTCTGGGAAAACTACGTTGGTAACCTTGATACAAAACCTATATACGTTGCAAAGCGGAAAAATTCAGATTGGGGAGTATGATATTAGCTATGTTTCGAATTATTCCCTACGACATCTTATATCTACCGTTCCGCAAGAAATTGAGTTATTTTCTGGGAATGTTATAGAAAATATCGCTTTAGGAGAAGAGTTCCCAGACATGCAACGTATCATTATGATCACGAAACAGCTCGATATACTTGGGTTTATAGATAAACTACCAGAAGGTTTTCAGACTTATTTAGGGGAAAATGGAACACTATTGTCTGGTGGACAAAAGCAACGGATTGCTATTGCTCGTGCTATCTATCGCAATCCGGAGATTTTGGTTTTAGACGAAGCAACATCCTCTTTGGATTCTGAATCAGAGATTGTTATACAAAATACCTTCAAATTGTTGAAAGAAATGGGGAAGACACTTATAATCATTGCCCACAGACTCAGTAGTATAGCGCATGCCGATAAAATTATGGTACTAAAGGATGGGAGAATAATCGAAGAGGGTGCACATCAGCTATTACTCGATCAAAAAAAATCCTACTATAGAAAACTATGGAGCAAACAAAGCCAGGTGTTGTCGTGAGTGTAGCCAATAAAATGGCTTCTATTAAATCTTCGAAGAAGACGGTTAATGTACTGTACGTGATTTTATTTCTTTTGTGCACCGCTCAACAAAATGCTTTTTCGCAGGAACGATGGAATTTGCAGCGATGTATCGATTCTGCATTACTCCGAAATTTGGATTTAGCAAAACAAGAGAGAGAAATTGAACTAAAAAAATATGAATTACAAATAGCGAAGCGCGAACGTCTGCCTATGGTGCAGGGATATGGTAATCTTTACGCGAATTTTGGACGTGCGCAAGATGTTTTTGGAAATATACAAAGGAATGATAACCTGAATAGCAATATGGGCATTACTGCAGAGATTATGCTATACAATTTTGATAGGTTACGTAATCAGGCTCGTCAAGCCGCAGTAGGTGTAGATAGGGAGGTTTTAGAAAAAGAAATTCTGGATAGGGAGTTGACAATGAGGGTAGTAGAAGCATACTTTTATCTGTTGATGCAAATTGCATTGGTTGACTCTAGAGATTCAGCCGTAATGTTTTCCCAACATTTGTACGAACGTGCAGAAAAAACCACGCAAATTGGTACCACATCCGCAAGTGAGTTACATGAAGCTAAAGCGAATCTAGCTCGAGAGAAGCAGCAATTGCAGCGAGTGATCATGGATTGCGAGCTTGCTCAATTACAGCTTATACAATTGTTGCAAATAGAAGATCACAACCATATACTATTTCTTCCGGACGAACTTGACTTTGGCGTCGGATGGGAGATTTCTTCTTTGGAGGATCTTGTATTACAATCATATCAAAAACAACCTAGTGCTAGGAGGTATGTGATATGGCAACAAGATTTGAAGCTTCAGGAGCAAGTAATCAAGGCGGGGCTTTATCCCACCGTGACAGGCGCGGCGACATTAGGCACATTATATTTTAATGCTTTTCGGCAATTGATGACGGATCCATTCTTTTTTCAAACTCGGAACAATTTTGCTCAGCAACTGGTGTTAAATCTTTCCATACCGATATTTGATCGGGGCAGAACTCGCAGTCAATTACGACAATTGCATGTGCGAGAAAGTCAGCTACGTATTGAAAATGATATCGAGCGTCTCTTAATACGTCAGCAAATCGAGAAAATATACTTGGACTATAAAACAAACTATCAAAATAAGACCTATGCGGAGGAGGCTAGAAATGATACACAAAAGGCTTTAGAGTTTGCAAGAACAAGTTTTACAGCAGGGCAGATTAGTATATACGAATTGAATACAAGTCGACAAAATTTTATTGAGGCAGAAAGTGAATTGTTAAAGGCTAGGTATAGTATGCTTTTTAGCCTTAAAATGTTGCAATACCAAGTGAATGATACCTATATGCCATTTTGATTTTTTAATAAGACATGATATAAATAGAATTTTGAACAAAACGTAGGGCTATGCAGTTATTTAAATACATAGAACGTATTAATCTGATCGATAAATTGATACGACAACGTCGCACAGGAACACCCGCTGTACTAGCGCGTAGACTAGGGATATCTGTATCTCGACTATACGCTATCTTGGATCAATTGAAGTGTCGTGGTGCACCGATACGTTACTGTAGGGATACTAGTACTTATTTTTATGAAGAGGAGTTTGCCATTTCTATTACCATTACATTAGAACAATTAAAAGAGCCGGTCGTTCGTAAAATATCAGGTGGATATGCTCTTTTTACTAATTTTTTTGCCACTACTTTTTTTGTGGAGTGAGTACAGCTAATTTAGTATTGTTGATCAACGACAGCGAAATCCGAAAAGCTGAAATAGAGTAGGAAAATAATTTAAACAAATTATTATTATGAAAACTTTAGATGTAACAAAATTAGGTGTCCAAGAGCTAAATGAAAAAGAGATGGCTAACATTGATGGGGGCATTTGGCCTTTGCTAGTTGTGGCTGCAGTTGCGTATTTCTTGACATCAGACGAGCGTCAAGAAAATTAAAATCCACCGGTACTTTGATATGTCAACTTCATAACCAAAGTACCGGATATTTCTACCTAGCTAAATTAATGGATTTTACAATTATTAACTATATCATCTGGGATGTAGACCCAGATATATTTACTATACCATGGATTAATCGACCCATTCGATGGTATGGTTTGTTTTGGCTGCTGGGGCTAATTATGAGCTATCAATTCTTAAATAATATATTCAAATCGGAGGGTAAGTCTATTGATCTGCTGGATAAATTAAGTTGGAGCATCATTTTGGGTACGCTGATAGGGGCGCGTCTCGGACATGTGTTATTCTATAATCCATCGTATTATTTTCTGCAACGCCCTCTAGAAATATTCGCGGTATGGGAAGGCGGTTTAGCTAGTCACGGAGGAGCGATTGGGATTTTAGTCGCTATGATTATTTTTTCGAAAAGAAATCACATCAATTTCTGGTGGTTGGCTGACCGGATAGCGATTGTGATACCACTTGCTAGTGGATTGATCCGTTTGGGTAATCTTTTTAATTCTGAAATGATCGGTAGTGCTACTTCTGTTCCATGGGCCTTTATATTTACAAAATATGACTATGTTCCGAGACACCCAGCCCAATTATATGAGGCAATTTCATATTTTCTAGTTTTTATCGTCTTAGTCTGTTTATCTCGTACTGATGTAATTCGCCGGAAAGGGAATCTATTCGCGATGATGCTCATCAGCATGTTTTCATTGCGATTTGTTCTAGAAATATTCAAGCTGAATCAGGAATTGTTTGAAGATAATATGTTCTTGAACATGGGGCAAATACTAAGTCTTCCATTCTTATTAGGAGGTATTATTATACTAATTCTTAATCCCAAAAAGCAATGAATATAAACTAGATGAAAAGGATAGCGAAATGGAGAGGAAGTATTAGAGGATAGGAAAAAGTAATTTGCTTATATATAGTAAGTTAACTTAGTGAGAGAGGAGGCCGATTGGGTATTCTGATATTTATAAGAAAATGAACCGCGACCCAAGTGAGATAAGGAATATTTTTCCTGTAAATTTGAAGATATGCTTCCTTCTCCGGAAAACCGACGTAAGATTGTTCATATCGATATGGACGCTTTCTATGCTTCCATAGAGCAGCGTGACTTTCCGGAATTGCGAGGTAAGGCACTTGCTGTGGGTGGTTCGCCCGATGGGCGCGGTGTGGTGGCCACTGCCAGTTATGAAGCGCGGAAGTTTGGTGTTCGATCGGCGATGTCTTCCCGACAGGCATTGCAGCTATGTCCTCATTTATTGTTTACCAAACCCCGGTTCGATGTATATAAGCAGGTATCTGAGCATATTCGGGAAATATTTAGGCGGTATACGGATCTCATCGAACCTTTGTCGCTCGATGAGGCCTATCTGGATGTCACCGAAGACAAAGCAGGCATTGGCTCTGCCATTGAAATAGCGAAAGCCATCAAATCTGCTATTAAAGCGGAGTTACACCTAACAGCCTCTGCAGGTGTGTCTGTCAATAAATTTATCGCTAAAATTGCGTCTGATTATCAGAAGCCTGATGGCTTAACCTTTATCGGTCCATCCAAGGTCATCCCATTTCTAGAAGCTTTGCCTATCGATAAGTTTTTTGGAGTAGGAAAAGTGACGGCACAAAAGATGAAAGGCTTAGGCATACACCAGGGCACCGATCTCAAGCGTTTTTCTGAATCGGATCTCATTCGTCACTTCGGGAAGTCGGGCACATTTTTCTATCATATGGTCCGCGGAAATGACAATCGGCCGGTCCGCCCCAATCGTATCTCAAAGTCTATCGGTATAGAGGATACTTTTTCGGCTGATATTGCCGACAAGGTAGAAATGATGGAGGAGCTGAAGACACTATGTGAAAAGTTGGAAAAACGATTGCAAGCTAAAGCAAAAAAAGGAAAAACGGTGACGGTAAAAATTAAATTTTCTGACTTTACCCAGATTACCCGAAGCAAAACATTGTTTTATGACATCAATCGATCAGCGGATATGTATTTGGTGGTTCAGGAACTGATGGATAAAGTGGATGTGGAGAATCTAAAGGTGCGCCTTTTGGGCGTTACGATATCCAATTTTACAGAACCTGAATTTATACCGAAAGAAGGGCGTCAGCTTCGGTTGTTCTAGCGGTGTTCAAAGTTTCGGAAACAGAACCTGCTATTTTGGGTGCGGCTATAATTATCGGCTGCTGATAACCCTCTCAGAATAAACTAATCTTTTATTCTTTTATATTTGAGCATGTTAATGAAAAAATCAAGATCAAATCTACTTTCCGTATTATCGGAATGTCTTGTCTTATTAACATCATTCGTGTCTTGCAATAGAACAAAAGAGCCTAGTATCGATCATTATATCGCGATAAAAAATCGAGACACCGCACATCTATCCCTCACTAGATATGATAAGCGTTTTTTTGGGAAGCTAATTATTCATAAACCGGGCGCAGTGACTGATTCGGGAGCGGTAAGGGGTAAAATAATCAATGATTCTCTGATTGGTGATTTCCATTACCAACCACACGGAGCCAGGCATCTGAAAAGGAGAGCATTCGCTTTACTTGATCGTAAAGATCATTTAATCAGAGGCTATGGAATACAGCACGTTTACATGGGAATTCCCTATTACGTGGAAAATTCCATAACCTTTCGTGAAGATGGATTTATATTTAATAAGATCCCTGTAAGTAACTCCAGGTAATTAGGTTTCAAAAGACATACTC encodes:
- the lgt gene encoding prolipoprotein diacylglyceryl transferase, with amino-acid sequence MDFTIINYIIWDVDPDIFTIPWINRPIRWYGLFWLLGLIMSYQFLNNIFKSEGKSIDLLDKLSWSIILGTLIGARLGHVLFYNPSYYFLQRPLEIFAVWEGGLASHGGAIGILVAMIIFSKRNHINFWWLADRIAIVIPLASGLIRLGNLFNSEMIGSATSVPWAFIFTKYDYVPRHPAQLYEAISYFLVFIVLVCLSRTDVIRRKGNLFAMMLISMFSLRFVLEIFKLNQELFEDNMFLNMGQILSLPFLLGGIIILILNPKKQ
- the dinB gene encoding DNA polymerase IV, whose translation is MLPSPENRRKIVHIDMDAFYASIEQRDFPELRGKALAVGGSPDGRGVVATASYEARKFGVRSAMSSRQALQLCPHLLFTKPRFDVYKQVSEHIREIFRRYTDLIEPLSLDEAYLDVTEDKAGIGSAIEIAKAIKSAIKAELHLTASAGVSVNKFIAKIASDYQKPDGLTFIGPSKVIPFLEALPIDKFFGVGKVTAQKMKGLGIHQGTDLKRFSESDLIRHFGKSGTFFYHMVRGNDNRPVRPNRISKSIGIEDTFSADIADKVEMMEELKTLCEKLEKRLQAKAKKGKTVTVKIKFSDFTQITRSKTLFYDINRSADMYLVVQELMDKVDVENLKVRLLGVTISNFTEPEFIPKEGRQLRLF